One part of the Actinomycetota bacterium genome encodes these proteins:
- the ftsX gene encoding permease-like cell division protein FtsX → MPARWRYLLGEAVIGLRRNLLMTIAVILSVAVSLTLLGAALLLSSQVDLAAGFWTGKIEVSIFLCDGRQCPEITPEQRDSLEAALRQEPVVEEVFYESKADAYERFKEQFKNQPDLVETVTPDALPASFRVKLADPENDFQVIKDRFEAVPGVEDIIDQRDVLKEFFTITDVFQAGALAVAAIQLVAAMVLIANTIRVAAYARREQTSIMKLVGASNWYIRLPFVLEGVIAGLVGAAVSWLLLIVAVPRLTDWLRGRISLTPFIGTEEVLLLAPWLFGVGVFIAAVSSVVSLRRFLDV, encoded by the coding sequence ATGCCGGCTAGGTGGCGGTACCTCCTGGGCGAGGCCGTCATCGGTCTCCGCCGCAACCTCCTCATGACCATCGCGGTGATCCTCAGCGTCGCGGTCTCGCTCACGTTGCTCGGGGCCGCGCTGCTCCTCAGCAGCCAGGTCGACCTCGCGGCCGGCTTCTGGACCGGCAAGATCGAGGTCTCGATCTTCCTCTGCGACGGCCGGCAGTGTCCCGAGATCACCCCGGAGCAGCGTGACTCGCTCGAGGCGGCGCTGCGGCAGGAGCCGGTCGTCGAGGAGGTGTTCTACGAGTCGAAGGCCGACGCGTACGAGCGCTTCAAGGAGCAGTTCAAGAACCAACCCGACCTCGTCGAGACCGTCACCCCCGACGCGCTTCCGGCCTCGTTCCGGGTCAAGCTCGCCGATCCCGAGAACGACTTCCAGGTGATCAAGGATCGGTTCGAGGCCGTGCCCGGGGTCGAGGACATCATCGATCAGCGTGACGTGCTGAAGGAGTTCTTCACGATCACCGACGTGTTCCAGGCAGGGGCGCTCGCGGTGGCAGCCATCCAGCTCGTGGCGGCGATGGTGTTGATCGCCAACACGATCAGAGTCGCGGCCTACGCGCGTCGCGAGCAGACCTCCATCATGAAGCTCGTCGGGGCGTCGAACTGGTACATCCGCCTGCCGTTCGTGCTGGAAGGCGTCATCGCGGGACTCGTCGGTGCCGCGGTCTCGTGGCTGCTGCTCATCGTCGCGGTCCCGCGCCTGACCGACTGGCTCCGAGGGCGCATCTCGCTCACGCCGTTCATCGGCACCGAGGAGGTGCTGCTGCTCGCCCCGTGGCTGTTCGGCGTCGGAGTCTTCATCGCCGCGGTCAGCTCGGTCGTGTCGCTCCGCCGCTTCCTCGACGTGTAG
- the ftsE gene encoding cell division ATP-binding protein FtsE, with product MITLKGVTKIYKKGEKGEVIALQDVTVEVGKGEFVFIVGPSGSGKSTLMKLLTREEHQDQGEIYVAGKNLATLKPWKVPMLRRQIGYVFQDFKLLSSKTVYENVAFALEVIGKPRHLINKRVPEVLDLVGLDDKAEALPHELSGGQQQRVSIARAFVNAPRIMLCDEPTGNLDPSTSVGIMKLLDRINRTGTTVVMATHDQHIVDSMRRRVVELENGVVVRDQSRGVYGYAG from the coding sequence GTGATCACGCTCAAGGGCGTCACCAAGATCTACAAGAAGGGCGAGAAGGGCGAGGTCATCGCCCTGCAGGACGTGACCGTGGAGGTCGGCAAGGGCGAGTTCGTCTTCATCGTCGGACCGTCGGGTTCGGGGAAGTCGACCCTCATGAAGCTCCTGACGCGCGAGGAGCACCAGGACCAGGGCGAGATCTACGTCGCCGGCAAGAACCTCGCGACCCTCAAGCCCTGGAAGGTGCCGATGCTACGGCGCCAGATCGGGTACGTGTTCCAGGACTTCAAGCTGCTGTCTTCCAAGACGGTGTACGAGAACGTGGCGTTCGCGCTCGAGGTGATCGGCAAGCCGCGACACCTGATCAACAAGCGGGTCCCTGAGGTCCTCGACCTGGTCGGTCTCGACGACAAGGCCGAGGCGCTCCCGCACGAACTCTCGGGTGGCCAGCAGCAGCGGGTCTCGATCGCGCGGGCCTTCGTCAACGCTCCCCGCATCATGCTCTGTGACGAGCCCACCGGCAACCTCGATCCCTCGACGTCCGTCGGGATCATGAAGCTGCTCGACCGGATCAACCGCACCGGCACCACCGTCGTCATGGCGACCCACGACCAGCACATCGTCGACTCGATGCGTCGCCGCGTCGTCGAGCTCGAGAACGGCGTCGTCGTGCGCGACCAGTCCCGAGGGGTCTACGGCTATGCCGGCTAG